In Pelosinus sp. UFO1, one genomic interval encodes:
- a CDS encoding lysine 5,6-aminomutase subunit alpha: MKKLNLDQGTIGRGRELAKLIVDKVQEHIDAHSTVAVERSVLRLLGIDGIDQAGVPVVNRVIEDLYAAGVLGKGAMYWLVNAMLNTQLSPQQVAEYVVNGEINLVELPIKSDQEIEKLADQLAISALHKIQDRREERERLIADLGKGPEPMLYVIVATGNVYEDVIQAQAAARQGADIIAVIRTTGQSLLDYVPYGPTTTGFGGTYATQANFKILREALDEVGQEVNRYIYLTNYCSGLCMPEIAVMGALERLDVMLNDSMYGIIFRDINMKRTFVDQFFSRLINGYAGIIINTGEDNYLTTADAMESGHTVLASELINEQFAFRCGMVSEQLGLGHAFEIDPKTPNGFLYELAQAQLVREVFPHSPIKYMPPTKFMTGNIFKGHVQDTLFNVCSIMTGQSLHLLGILTEAIHTPLIQDRFLSIESARYVFDNMRGLADEISFKKDGVIQQRASEVLEKAVILLEEIAEIGLMQALAAGYFADIARTPEGGKGLNGVIVRENGYLNPFIPLMFKGGRRNG, encoded by the coding sequence TTGAAAAAACTTAACTTGGATCAGGGCACCATTGGGCGTGGACGGGAGTTAGCTAAGCTGATTGTGGATAAGGTGCAAGAACACATTGATGCTCATAGTACAGTTGCGGTTGAGCGATCTGTTTTAAGATTGCTGGGTATAGATGGAATAGACCAAGCAGGGGTGCCTGTAGTTAATAGGGTGATCGAAGACCTATATGCAGCAGGAGTATTAGGAAAAGGGGCTATGTATTGGCTCGTCAATGCTATGCTTAATACCCAATTATCTCCACAACAAGTTGCGGAGTATGTTGTAAATGGAGAGATTAATTTAGTGGAATTACCTATAAAATCAGATCAGGAGATAGAGAAATTAGCCGATCAACTTGCTATCTCAGCATTACATAAAATTCAAGATCGCCGTGAAGAAAGAGAAAGGCTGATTGCTGATTTAGGCAAGGGGCCAGAGCCTATGCTTTATGTAATTGTAGCGACCGGAAATGTTTATGAGGATGTCATTCAAGCTCAGGCTGCAGCTAGGCAAGGGGCAGACATCATTGCTGTAATTCGTACTACAGGACAAAGTTTGTTGGATTATGTTCCTTATGGACCTACTACTACTGGGTTTGGCGGTACGTATGCTACTCAGGCTAATTTTAAAATCCTGCGGGAAGCGCTGGATGAAGTGGGGCAAGAAGTAAACCGGTATATTTATCTGACAAATTATTGTTCGGGGTTATGTATGCCTGAGATTGCGGTGATGGGGGCCCTGGAGCGTCTGGATGTTATGCTCAATGACTCTATGTACGGTATTATTTTCAGGGATATAAATATGAAGCGTACCTTTGTTGACCAATTCTTTTCTCGTTTAATTAATGGCTATGCTGGTATTATCATCAATACTGGTGAAGATAATTACTTAACAACGGCTGATGCCATGGAAAGCGGTCATACTGTGCTGGCTTCTGAATTGATCAATGAACAGTTTGCCTTCCGGTGTGGTATGGTTTCAGAGCAACTTGGTCTTGGGCATGCTTTTGAAATTGATCCCAAAACACCCAATGGTTTTCTCTATGAATTAGCTCAGGCTCAACTGGTCAGGGAGGTTTTTCCACATAGTCCGATCAAGTATATGCCGCCGACTAAATTTATGACAGGAAATATCTTTAAAGGTCATGTACAGGATACCCTCTTTAATGTGTGCTCGATTATGACAGGACAGAGTTTACATCTCTTAGGCATACTGACAGAGGCAATTCACACACCTCTTATTCAAGACAGGTTTTTGAGTATAGAGTCAGCCCGCTATGTTTTTGATAATATGCGAGGACTTGCCGATGAAATTTCCTTTAAGAAAGATGGAGTTATCCAGCAACGGGCAAGTGAAGTATTAGAAAAGGCTGTTATATTGTTGGAAGAAATCGCTGAAATAGGATTAATGCAGGCTTTAGCTGCAGGATATTTTGCTGATATAGCACGTACTCCAGAAGGCGGGAAAGGCTTAAATGGAGTCATTGTACGTGAAAATGGCTATCTTAATCCCTTTATTCCCCTAATGTTTAAAGGAGGAAGAAGGAATGGTTGA
- a CDS encoding OAM dimerization domain-containing protein: protein MVDLQNVKPYGDTLDDGMVQLSFTLPVSLSSVSKEAARQLVASMGLEEPAVAHAEAISDTFSFFIVYAKCKHGIDIAGIVVPEVDLEVLSKKEIDDFISTHLGRKLNIVGACIESDAHTVGIDAIMNIKGFNGHKGLESYHEINAVNMGAQVTCEDVIRKAYEIKADAILISQVVTQKNIHITNLTKLVDMLEAEGLRDKVTLVVGGPRISHELAKELGYDAGFSSNTYAEHVASFLVQEVKGKN, encoded by the coding sequence ATGGTTGATTTACAGAATGTCAAACCTTATGGAGATACCTTGGATGATGGTATGGTGCAGCTATCGTTTACATTGCCTGTATCTTTATCGAGTGTATCTAAAGAAGCAGCGAGGCAATTGGTTGCCAGTATGGGATTAGAAGAGCCAGCAGTTGCTCATGCAGAGGCGATAAGTGATACGTTTAGTTTTTTTATTGTCTATGCAAAATGTAAGCATGGGATAGATATTGCAGGGATTGTTGTGCCGGAAGTTGATTTAGAGGTGTTGTCTAAAAAAGAAATCGATGACTTCATTAGTACACATCTAGGGCGGAAACTCAATATAGTAGGAGCCTGTATTGAAAGCGATGCTCATACTGTTGGTATTGATGCCATCATGAACATAAAAGGATTTAATGGACATAAAGGTCTAGAAAGTTATCATGAAATCAATGCTGTGAATATGGGGGCGCAGGTTACTTGTGAGGACGTAATTCGCAAGGCCTATGAGATCAAGGCCGATGCCATTTTAATATCTCAAGTGGTAACTCAGAAAAATATTCATATTACCAATCTTACAAAACTGGTAGATATGCTTGAGGCAGAAGGATTGCGGGATAAAGTAACGTTAGTTGTGGGTGGGCCGCGAATTAGTCATGAACTGGCGAAAGAATTGGGATATGATGCTGGCTTTAGTTCGAATACTTATGCAGAACACGTGGCTTCTTTTCTTGTGCAGGAAGTAAAGGGGAAAAATTAG
- a CDS encoding hotdog fold domain-containing protein yields the protein MEESLIRIRMSEHDAHYAGGLVNGSRMLDLFGDVATELLIRSDGDEGLFVAYDNVEFKEPVYAGDFIEARGKIVKIGNTSRRMEFTAMKVITLDQIAPHDSSASVLIEPVLVCTASGTCVVPKEKQRGGEFG from the coding sequence ATGGAAGAATCATTAATACGTATACGAATGAGTGAACATGATGCTCATTATGCCGGAGGATTAGTCAATGGATCGCGAATGTTGGATTTATTTGGTGATGTGGCAACAGAATTGTTAATCCGTAGTGATGGTGATGAAGGTCTGTTTGTTGCATATGATAATGTGGAATTTAAAGAACCTGTTTATGCTGGTGATTTTATCGAGGCCAGGGGGAAAATTGTAAAGATAGGTAATACATCACGACGGATGGAATTTACCGCTATGAAAGTTATCACATTAGATCAAATTGCCCCACATGATTCTTCGGCATCTGTACTGATTGAACCAGTGCTTGTTTGCACGGCTAGCGGAACATGTGTCGTTCCTAAAGAAAAGCAAAGAGGTGGAGAATTTGGATAA
- a CDS encoding 3-keto-5-aminohexanoate cleavage protein: MDKLIITVALVGAETSRKENPNLPLTPREIADEAIHCAEKGASIIHLHVRDKEGNATQSKSIFKETMDLIKKDSNVIIQTSTGGASWMTAEERLQPVELRPEMATLTTGTVNFGEEIFSNSMLNIETFAQAMVEQGVKPEIEVFEVGMVNNALQLVKKGILQLPLHFDFVMGVPGGITGEPRNLLYLVESLPPGCTWTVAGIGRSELPLATMGIVMGGHVRVGFEDNVYYTKGVLADSNAQLVERVVRIAGELGRGIATPDQAREILGLHGRSRAV, from the coding sequence TTGGATAAGCTCATCATTACGGTTGCACTAGTCGGGGCTGAAACCTCCCGAAAAGAAAATCCTAATTTACCACTTACGCCTAGGGAAATTGCTGATGAGGCAATACATTGTGCTGAAAAAGGAGCTTCTATTATTCATCTTCATGTTAGAGATAAAGAGGGAAATGCCACTCAGTCTAAATCCATTTTTAAAGAGACAATGGATTTGATCAAAAAGGATAGTAATGTAATTATTCAAACATCCACTGGCGGAGCGTCATGGATGACAGCGGAGGAACGTTTACAACCGGTAGAACTAAGACCAGAGATGGCAACATTAACTACAGGTACAGTTAATTTTGGTGAAGAAATATTTTCAAATTCCATGTTAAACATTGAAACATTTGCCCAAGCAATGGTAGAGCAGGGGGTAAAACCGGAAATTGAGGTATTTGAGGTTGGTATGGTTAATAATGCTTTACAGTTGGTTAAAAAGGGAATTTTGCAGCTGCCCCTTCATTTTGACTTTGTGATGGGAGTCCCTGGAGGTATAACGGGAGAGCCTAGGAATTTACTGTATCTGGTTGAGTCTCTACCACCAGGATGCACTTGGACGGTGGCTGGAATCGGGCGCAGTGAATTGCCGCTAGCGACAATGGGTATTGTAATGGGCGGACATGTTCGTGTCGGCTTTGAGGATAATGTGTATTATACAAAAGGAGTATTAGCTGACAGTAATGCCCAATTAGTAGAACGAGTTGTACGAATTGCTGGAGAGTTGGGACGGGGAATTGCTACACCTGATCAAGCTAGGGAAATTTTGGGGTTGCATGGGAGAAGTAGAGCGGTTTAG
- a CDS encoding amino acid permease has translation MNADLEKGKNLSIRETGIGDKEELKRSLKARHMNMIALGGAIGTGLFLASGASVSTAGPGGALVAYGVIGIMVYFLMTSLGEMATYLPVPGSFGTYAARFVDPALGFAIGWNYWLNWATCIAAELVAGAIIMKFWFPDIPGYYWSGLFLVILFTLNFLSTRAYGESEYWFAGAKVVTVMIFLLVGTLMILGMGSPSPGFANWHIEEAPFVGGLSSILAIFMIAGFSFQGTELVGIAAGESQNPEKDVPKAINTVFWRILLFYIGALIIIGFILPYTDENLLKSDVENVAVSPFTLVFSRAGFSAAASLMNAIILTSVLSCANSGLYASTRMLYAMAKEGKAPKVFGKVNKRGVPVNSLYITSAIGFLAFLSSLVGEGTAYTWLLNITGMIGFIAWLGIAISHYRFRKAFIKQGFDLNELKYKAKWFPFGPIFAMVLCFFVIIGQNYNAFLGGEVDWYGIVVSYVGIPIFLATYIGYKFSKKSKLIALEEVDLSKNAI, from the coding sequence ATGAACGCCGACCTAGAGAAGGGGAAAAACTTAAGTATAAGGGAGACTGGTATTGGGGATAAAGAGGAGCTAAAGCGAAGTTTAAAAGCCCGTCACATGAATATGATAGCACTTGGAGGTGCTATCGGTACTGGTTTGTTTTTGGCTAGCGGTGCATCAGTTAGTACTGCCGGCCCGGGCGGAGCGCTAGTGGCTTATGGAGTTATTGGCATTATGGTTTACTTTCTAATGACGAGTTTAGGAGAAATGGCAACCTATTTACCTGTTCCAGGATCCTTCGGAACATATGCGGCGAGGTTTGTCGATCCGGCCTTAGGGTTTGCAATAGGTTGGAACTATTGGTTAAACTGGGCTACTTGTATAGCGGCAGAGTTAGTGGCAGGAGCTATCATTATGAAGTTTTGGTTCCCTGATATCCCAGGTTATTACTGGAGTGGGCTATTTTTAGTCATTTTATTTACACTTAATTTTTTGTCAACACGAGCTTATGGTGAGAGTGAATATTGGTTTGCTGGCGCTAAGGTTGTAACTGTAATGATATTTTTATTGGTAGGTACTTTGATGATTTTAGGGATGGGGAGCCCCTCGCCTGGATTTGCTAATTGGCACATTGAGGAGGCACCTTTCGTCGGCGGATTAAGCTCTATACTGGCGATTTTCATGATTGCTGGCTTTTCTTTTCAAGGTACTGAGCTGGTTGGTATTGCGGCTGGTGAAAGTCAGAATCCTGAAAAAGATGTGCCAAAAGCAATTAATACGGTGTTCTGGCGTATTCTCCTATTTTATATTGGTGCTCTAATAATTATTGGTTTTATACTACCTTATACTGACGAAAATTTATTGAAAAGCGATGTGGAAAATGTTGCCGTTAGTCCCTTTACTCTTGTATTTAGCCGTGCTGGTTTTAGCGCAGCGGCTTCCCTGATGAATGCAATCATTCTCACGTCAGTACTATCTTGTGCTAATTCAGGACTCTATGCTTCAACTCGTATGCTTTATGCGATGGCAAAAGAAGGAAAAGCACCGAAGGTATTTGGTAAGGTTAATAAACGTGGTGTCCCAGTTAATTCTCTATATATTACGTCTGCTATTGGATTTCTTGCCTTTCTTTCCTCGCTAGTTGGTGAAGGCACTGCTTATACCTGGTTACTTAACATTACTGGTATGATCGGATTTATAGCTTGGTTGGGTATTGCCATTAGCCACTACCGTTTTCGGAAGGCATTTATCAAACAAGGGTTTGATTTAAATGAACTCAAGTATAAAGCAAAATGGTTCCCCTTTGGACCTATATTCGCTATGGTACTTTGTTTCTTTGTAATTATTGGGCAGAACTATAACGCATTTTTAGGCGGGGAAGTGGATTGGTATGGCATAGTCGTTTCCTATGTGGGTATTCCAATCTTCTTGGCAACTTATATTGGATATAAGTTTTCGAAGAAGAGCAAGTTAATTGCTTTGGAAGAAGTAGACTTAAGTAAGAATGCTATCTGA
- the ablA gene encoding lysine 2,3-aminomutase: protein MRDYRDIPLWANVKEEEWQDWRWQVANRITSMTVLKQVVPLAREEEEGIVNCLQSLRMAITPYYATLIDADNLNCPVRKQAVPTTAELEFGQFDMADPLHEDKDSPVPGLTHRYPDRVLFLVTDQCSMYCRHCTRRRIAGVCDQARSKEQIDRCIQYIRETTVVRDVVLSGGDAFLISDELIEYILQELRQIKHVEIIRFGTRTPVVLPQRITPALCAILKRYHPIYVNVHFNHPKEITTAAKEACARLADAGVPLGNQAVLLKGVNDCPELIKKLMQQLLMIRVKPYYIYQCDMSQGIQHFRTPISSGIQAIEYLRGHTSGLAVPTYVVDAPGGGGKIPVMPQYMVSQNSSKTVLRNYEGIFTTYTEPKHCVDPEAPCEVCGGYHHDTTVGLAGLLSGDHCSLTSTQSVLRNTEKLGNEEPALLIAK from the coding sequence ATGCGTGATTATCGTGATATCCCCTTGTGGGCGAATGTTAAGGAAGAAGAGTGGCAAGACTGGCGGTGGCAGGTAGCTAATCGTATAACTTCAATGACAGTATTGAAGCAGGTTGTTCCATTAGCTCGTGAGGAAGAAGAAGGAATAGTCAATTGTTTACAAAGTTTAAGAATGGCGATTACTCCTTATTATGCAACATTAATTGATGCTGATAACTTGAATTGCCCAGTTCGCAAGCAAGCTGTTCCGACAACGGCTGAATTAGAGTTTGGCCAATTTGATATGGCTGATCCTCTGCATGAAGATAAGGACTCGCCTGTTCCTGGACTAACTCATAGATATCCTGATCGGGTACTGTTTTTAGTTACTGACCAATGTTCCATGTATTGCCGTCATTGTACTAGAAGGCGCATAGCGGGAGTCTGTGACCAAGCGCGTTCAAAAGAACAAATTGATCGTTGTATCCAGTATATACGCGAAACAACCGTAGTCAGGGATGTAGTTTTGTCTGGCGGTGATGCCTTTTTAATAAGCGATGAGTTGATTGAGTATATTTTACAAGAATTACGGCAAATAAAGCATGTAGAAATTATCCGTTTTGGTACTCGTACGCCGGTAGTTTTGCCGCAACGAATTACTCCTGCCCTGTGTGCTATTCTGAAACGCTATCATCCGATTTATGTAAATGTTCATTTTAACCATCCGAAAGAAATTACAACAGCTGCTAAAGAGGCTTGTGCTCGTCTGGCTGATGCTGGAGTGCCGCTTGGCAATCAAGCTGTCCTCTTAAAAGGCGTCAATGATTGTCCGGAATTAATAAAAAAATTGATGCAACAATTACTAATGATAAGGGTAAAGCCTTACTATATTTATCAATGTGATATGTCACAAGGCATACAACATTTTAGGACTCCAATTAGTTCAGGGATTCAAGCGATTGAGTATTTAAGGGGGCATACTTCAGGTTTAGCAGTTCCCACTTATGTGGTTGATGCACCAGGCGGTGGCGGTAAAATTCCTGTTATGCCTCAATATATGGTTTCCCAAAATTCCAGTAAAACTGTTTTGCGGAACTATGAGGGCATCTTCACAACCTATACTGAACCAAAGCACTGCGTAGATCCAGAAGCGCCGTGCGAAGTATGCGGTGGTTACCATCATGATACAACGGTGGGATTGGCTGGATTACTTAGTGGTGATCATTGTTCCTTGACATCGACGCAATCGGTGTTGAGAAACACAGAAAAATTAGGAAACGAGGAGCCTGCTTTGCTTATAGCAAAATAG
- a CDS encoding CoA transferase subunit A — translation MARFCTAEEAVKDICEGMSIMIGGFLGVGTPDNLVQALVNQGTKNITIITNDSAFPGVGVGKLQDSKQINVLYTSYIGGHPDSGSCMENGDMQVVLTPQGTLAEQIRAGGAGLGGVLTPTGIGTVVETGKQKIVVADKTYLLEEPLKADIALIKAYKADVSGNLIYRFSARNFNPLMAMAAKRVIVEVEEIVPVGSIEPDYVATPGIFVDLLVKGGE, via the coding sequence ATGGCAAGATTTTGTACTGCTGAAGAGGCGGTAAAGGATATTTGTGAGGGAATGTCGATCATGATTGGTGGTTTTTTAGGTGTTGGTACGCCTGATAACTTGGTGCAGGCTCTGGTAAATCAAGGTACTAAAAACATAACCATCATTACGAATGATAGTGCTTTTCCTGGCGTAGGTGTTGGTAAGCTTCAAGACAGCAAACAAATTAATGTATTATATACATCTTATATCGGCGGACATCCTGATAGTGGTAGTTGTATGGAAAATGGGGATATGCAGGTTGTTTTAACCCCTCAGGGAACTCTTGCCGAACAAATTCGGGCAGGTGGCGCTGGTTTGGGGGGAGTCTTAACTCCTACTGGTATTGGAACAGTTGTAGAAACCGGAAAACAAAAAATAGTTGTAGCAGATAAAACATATTTGCTAGAAGAGCCGCTGAAAGCTGATATAGCTTTGATAAAAGCATATAAAGCCGATGTGAGTGGTAATTTAATCTATCGTTTTTCAGCCAGAAACTTTAATCCCTTGATGGCTATGGCTGCCAAGAGAGTTATTGTTGAAGTGGAGGAAATAGTGCCAGTAGGCTCGATTGAACCTGATTATGTGGCAACGCCGGGAATATTTGTCGATTTGTTGGTCAAGGGGGGGGAATAG
- a CDS encoding 3-oxoacid CoA-transferase subunit B — translation MPEVDKRTRIAMRVAKELHDGDVVNLGIGMPTLVANYLPSGVSIILHSENGFLGIGPEPQKGSEDKDLVNAGGKPVTIQENGCCFDSAMSFAIIRGGHVDTTVLGALEVDEQGNLANWMVPGKRISGMGGAMDLVVGAKKIIIAMEHTNKDGSPKIVKKCSLPLTAQAEVDLIVTDMAVIAVRPEGLHLIEIAEDTTLEEVVAATAGQLFYSTENIGTF, via the coding sequence ATGCCGGAAGTGGATAAGCGAACTCGCATTGCAATGCGGGTAGCCAAGGAATTGCATGATGGCGATGTGGTAAATTTGGGGATTGGTATGCCCACTCTAGTGGCAAATTATCTGCCCAGTGGAGTTTCTATTATCTTGCATTCGGAAAATGGATTCTTAGGAATTGGACCAGAACCGCAAAAAGGCTCGGAAGATAAAGATTTAGTAAATGCGGGAGGAAAGCCAGTGACCATTCAAGAGAATGGATGCTGTTTTGATAGTGCTATGTCATTTGCCATAATTCGGGGAGGGCATGTTGATACTACGGTGTTAGGCGCATTGGAAGTAGATGAACAAGGGAATCTAGCTAACTGGATGGTTCCGGGAAAAAGAATTTCGGGTATGGGCGGCGCCATGGACTTAGTTGTGGGCGCAAAAAAAATCATTATTGCCATGGAACATACAAATAAAGATGGCTCTCCTAAAATAGTAAAGAAGTGTTCTTTGCCGCTTACAGCTCAAGCTGAGGTTGATCTAATTGTTACAGATATGGCGGTTATCGCAGTTCGCCCAGAGGGACTACATCTCATTGAAATAGCCGAAGATACCACATTAGAAGAAGTAGTTGCTGCTACTGCTGGGCAATTATTTTATTCTACTGAAAACATTGGAACGTTTTAA
- a CDS encoding glutamine synthetase III, with translation MSKLGQIFGSNVFNDAVMKESLPKATYKALKKTIEGGLPLDPAVADVVATAMKDWALEKGATHFTHWFQPMTGITAEKHDAFISPTDDGKAIMEFSGKELIKGEPDASSFPSGGLRATFEARGYTAWDCTSPAFVKDGSLCIPTAFCSYTGEALDKKIPLLSSMEALSKQALRVLKALGNTTSKKVITTVGPEQEYFIVDKKIYDQRKDLKFTGRTLFGAKPPKGQELDDHYFGSIKERISNYMKELDEELWKLGISAKSKHNEVAPAQHELAPIYTTTNIATDHNQLTMDTMKKVALRQGLVCLLHEKPFAGINGSGKHNNWSMGTDDGMNLLEPGKTPHDNRQFLVFLCSVIKAVDVYSDLLRVSAANPGNDHRLGANEAPPAIISIFLGEQLQDILEQIENGGATSSKTGGNMEIGVTTLPVLPKDATDRNRTSPFAFTGNKFEFRMCPSSASIAEPNITLNTIVAEILDEVASRLEKAKDVNAEVKAILAEYVSKHKRVVFNGNGYSDEWVVEAEKRGLPNLKTTVESIKALISEKNIAVMEKHGVLSRLEMESRYEIALENYIKTINIEALTMIEMAKREIMPAVIKSATGLAASINTIKATGVAVDLTAQTELLTEISSLTGALKKAITVLEETVEKASNAHGDIYEQASLYRFDVFEKMATLREVVDTLETLVDKDVWPMPTYGELLFNI, from the coding sequence ATGAGCAAGTTAGGTCAAATTTTTGGTTCAAATGTATTTAATGATGCCGTTATGAAAGAGAGTCTTCCTAAAGCTACATATAAAGCTTTAAAAAAGACGATTGAAGGTGGTCTTCCTTTAGATCCAGCAGTAGCAGATGTAGTAGCTACCGCTATGAAAGATTGGGCTCTTGAAAAAGGCGCAACCCATTTTACTCATTGGTTCCAACCTATGACAGGTATCACTGCTGAAAAACATGATGCCTTTATATCACCAACTGATGATGGTAAAGCTATTATGGAGTTCTCAGGCAAAGAATTAATTAAGGGAGAACCGGATGCTTCTTCATTCCCTTCTGGTGGTCTTAGAGCTACTTTTGAAGCTAGAGGATATACTGCATGGGATTGTACATCACCAGCATTTGTAAAAGACGGTTCATTATGTATACCAACGGCTTTTTGTTCTTATACTGGAGAGGCTTTGGACAAGAAAATTCCGCTATTATCTTCAATGGAAGCGTTATCCAAACAAGCATTACGTGTATTAAAAGCGCTTGGAAATACAACATCTAAGAAAGTTATAACAACCGTTGGACCAGAACAAGAATACTTTATTGTTGATAAAAAAATATATGATCAAAGAAAAGATTTAAAATTTACAGGAAGAACACTTTTTGGTGCTAAACCTCCTAAGGGCCAAGAATTAGATGATCATTATTTTGGTTCAATTAAAGAAAGAATTTCTAATTACATGAAGGAATTAGATGAAGAACTTTGGAAACTTGGGATTTCGGCAAAGAGCAAACATAACGAAGTGGCTCCTGCGCAACATGAGTTAGCTCCAATATATACTACGACAAATATAGCGACAGATCACAACCAACTTACTATGGATACAATGAAGAAAGTTGCTTTAAGACAAGGTCTTGTTTGCTTGTTGCATGAAAAACCATTCGCTGGAATTAATGGTTCCGGTAAGCATAATAACTGGTCTATGGGAACAGATGATGGAATGAATTTACTAGAACCAGGTAAGACTCCTCATGATAATAGACAGTTCCTTGTATTCTTATGTTCTGTTATAAAAGCCGTTGATGTTTATTCAGATTTATTAAGAGTATCGGCTGCAAATCCAGGAAATGATCATAGGTTAGGTGCTAATGAAGCTCCTCCAGCTATCATCTCAATATTCTTAGGAGAGCAATTACAAGATATTCTAGAGCAAATTGAAAACGGCGGAGCTACAAGCTCTAAAACTGGCGGTAACATGGAGATTGGTGTTACTACGTTGCCTGTATTGCCAAAAGATGCAACTGACAGAAACAGAACTTCCCCATTCGCATTTACCGGTAATAAGTTTGAGTTTAGAATGTGCCCATCTTCAGCTTCCATTGCTGAACCAAATATAACTTTAAATACGATTGTAGCTGAAATACTGGACGAAGTTGCTAGTCGATTGGAAAAGGCTAAGGATGTAAATGCCGAAGTCAAAGCAATTCTTGCTGAATATGTTAGCAAGCATAAAAGAGTGGTATTTAACGGAAATGGATATTCAGATGAATGGGTTGTTGAAGCTGAAAAGAGAGGTCTTCCAAACTTAAAAACTACAGTTGAATCCATTAAAGCTCTTATTTCTGAAAAGAACATAGCTGTAATGGAAAAACATGGTGTATTGAGCAGATTGGAAATGGAATCTCGTTATGAAATAGCTCTTGAAAATTATATCAAAACAATTAACATTGAAGCGCTGACAATGATAGAAATGGCTAAGAGAGAAATAATGCCTGCTGTTATCAAGTCTGCTACAGGTCTTGCTGCTTCAATCAATACAATCAAAGCTACAGGTGTAGCGGTTGACTTAACCGCTCAAACTGAATTGTTAACAGAAATTTCTTCATTAACTGGGGCATTAAAGAAAGCTATTACGGTTCTTGAAGAAACTGTAGAAAAAGCCTCAAATGCTCATGGAGACATATATGAACAAGCTTCATTATACCGTTTTGATGTATTTGAGAAAATGGCAACACTACGTGAAGTTGTTGATACACTTGAAACTTTAGTAGATAAAGATGTATGGCCAATGCCAACTTATGGTGAACTATTATTCAACATATAA